In Leptodesmis sichuanensis A121, the following are encoded in one genomic region:
- a CDS encoding type II toxin-antitoxin system RelE family toxin, whose protein sequence is MKSSVTKAFRKKLNGLPASIQEQATKAYKLWRSDPYHNSLQFKRVSQRQPIYSARVSLDYRVLGLLEDDHIYWFWIGTHAEYDELLKRL, encoded by the coding sequence ATGAAATCAAGTGTTACAAAAGCGTTTCGCAAGAAACTGAACGGGCTTCCTGCATCAATTCAAGAACAAGCGACCAAAGCTTATAAACTTTGGCGTTCAGATCCCTACCACAATAGTCTTCAGTTCAAGCGGGTTAGCCAACGCCAACCAATTTATTCAGCGCGCGTGAGTTTGGACTACCGAGTTCTTGGCTTGTTGGAAGATGACCACATTTACTGGTTTTGGATTGGCACACACGCAGAGTACGACGAGTTGCTCAAGCGGTTGTAG
- a CDS encoding IS256 family transposase, which translates to MTQDKLVSFKTPDEPGTFSDALTELVRNGARQIIAQAVEVELQEFLAQYQSLKDEQGRQAVVRNGYLPERSIVTGVGAVEIQVPKVRDRSGQGIKFNSLLLPPYLKRAQSVEEVLPWLYLKGVSTGDFSEALASLLGTQADGLSASTISRLKAKWTQEHQQWQQRTLSGKRYVYVWADGIYFNIRNEDDRQCILVLIGVTDTGSKELLGLEAGFRESELSWKPLLLRLQDQGLKQAPELAIGDGALGFWKALAQVFPSTRIQRCWVHKTANVLNHLPKSQQPHAKSALHQIYLAATKDEAEKAFERFIKTYAAKYPKATECLAKDRSALLAFYDFPAEHWVHLRTTNPIESTFATVRLRTDKTRGCVSQDSILSLVFKLVQSAQKRWLRIRGFKRLGEVIEGVKFKDGIRVDLHPDSGVSQDAA; encoded by the coding sequence ATGACTCAAGATAAACTGGTTTCATTCAAAACACCAGATGAGCCTGGAACATTTAGCGATGCGCTGACTGAACTGGTTCGTAACGGTGCGCGTCAAATCATTGCCCAAGCAGTTGAAGTCGAGTTGCAGGAGTTTTTAGCCCAATACCAGAGCCTCAAAGATGAGCAAGGACGACAGGCGGTCGTGCGCAATGGCTACTTGCCTGAACGAAGCATTGTGACTGGGGTTGGAGCGGTTGAAATTCAAGTTCCGAAAGTGCGAGACCGAAGCGGACAGGGGATTAAGTTTAATTCGCTGTTGTTGCCGCCGTATTTGAAGCGCGCTCAAAGTGTTGAGGAGGTGTTGCCCTGGTTGTACCTCAAAGGAGTCTCGACTGGGGATTTTTCAGAAGCTTTGGCATCGTTGCTGGGCACCCAGGCAGACGGGTTATCTGCGAGTACCATCAGCCGCCTCAAAGCGAAGTGGACTCAGGAGCACCAGCAGTGGCAACAGCGAACGCTCAGTGGCAAGCGGTATGTGTATGTTTGGGCAGATGGGATTTACTTCAACATCCGCAACGAAGATGACCGACAATGTATTTTAGTCCTGATCGGAGTGACGGATACGGGCAGCAAGGAATTGCTCGGACTCGAAGCTGGATTTCGCGAGTCCGAGTTGAGTTGGAAACCGTTGTTGTTACGCTTACAAGACCAGGGACTCAAGCAAGCACCAGAGTTGGCGATTGGAGATGGTGCATTGGGATTTTGGAAAGCCCTCGCGCAGGTATTTCCGTCCACCCGCATCCAACGTTGTTGGGTGCATAAAACGGCGAATGTCCTCAACCACTTACCTAAAAGCCAGCAACCCCACGCCAAGTCGGCTTTACATCAAATCTACCTGGCAGCCACCAAAGATGAGGCAGAAAAGGCTTTTGAGCGATTCATCAAAACCTACGCAGCCAAGTATCCTAAAGCCACGGAGTGTTTAGCCAAAGACCGATCCGCATTGTTGGCATTCTATGATTTCCCGGCTGAGCATTGGGTGCATCTGCGCACCACCAATCCAATTGAATCCACTTTTGCCACGGTGCGCTTGAGAACCGATAAAACGCGAGGCTGTGTCTCCCAGGACAGCATTCTGTCGTTGGTCTTCAAGCTTGTCCAGAGCGCTCAGAAGCGATGGTTACGGATTCGAGGCTTCAAACGATTAGGGGAGGTGATTGAAGGAGTCAAATTCAAGGATGGAATTCGCGTTGATTTACATCCCGATTCAGGAGTCAGTCAGGACGCTGCTTGA
- a CDS encoding DUF433 domain-containing protein, translating into MSYRDIITIEPDKRGGKPCIRRMRITVYDVLGWLAAGMSNDEIIDDFPELTETDIRACLEFAADREHRLVASVSAA; encoded by the coding sequence ATGAGCTATCGCGATATCATTACGATTGAGCCTGATAAGCGTGGTGGCAAGCCCTGCATCCGCCGGATGCGGATTACGGTCTACGATGTCTTGGGTTGGCTAGCGGCTGGCATGTCTAACGATGAGATCATCGACGACTTTCCAGAATTAACGGAAACTGACATTAGGGCCTGCTTGGAATTTGCCGCTGACCGTGAACATCGTTTAGTCGCATCGGTGAGTGCTGCTTGA
- a CDS encoding DUF5615 family PIN-like protein — protein MKLLFDQNLSRKLVNRLADIFPGSSHVQFHELAEKTDTEIWEFAKTNDFCIVTQDADFAERSRLYGSPPKVVWLRCGNAPTREIEHLIRSGSEAIQELLRNSNLHCLELY, from the coding sequence TTGAAACTACTGTTCGATCAAAATCTTAGCCGTAAGCTGGTTAATCGTCTAGCAGATATTTTTCCTGGATCTAGCCATGTTCAGTTTCATGAACTTGCAGAGAAAACAGACACCGAGATCTGGGAGTTTGCTAAAACAAACGATTTCTGTATTGTGACTCAGGATGCAGACTTTGCTGAGAGAAGCCGACTATACGGCTCTCCACCTAAAGTTGTTTGGCTACGGTGTGGTAATGCACCAACTAGAGAGATTGAACATCTGATTCGATCTGGTTCAGAAGCAATTCAAGAGCTTTTGAGGAATTCCAATCTTCATTGTCTGGAGCTATATTAG
- a CDS encoding phage integrase N-terminal SAM-like domain-containing protein, with protein MAAPPKKLLDQVREAIRIKHYSYRTEESYVYWIRRYILFHNKRHPREMGKAEMEAFLSHLAVEEQVAASTQNQALSALLFLYRYVLNQPFEEPLDALRAKRSRYLPRMCNYLMK; from the coding sequence ATGGCCGCACCGCCCAAAAAACTCCTGGATCAGGTTCGGGAGGCGATTCGCATTAAGCACTATTCGTACCGAACGGAAGAGAGTTACGTCTATTGGATTCGGCGTTACATTCTCTTCCACAACAAGCGCCATCCCAGAGAGATGGGCAAGGCTGAAATGGAAGCGTTTCTCAGTCATCTGGCGGTCGAGGAACAGGTGGCGGCCTCTACCCAAAATCAGGCGCTCAGTGCCCTGCTGTTCTTATATCGCTATGTTCTAAACCAGCCGTTTGAAGAGCCGTTAGACGCTTTGAGGGCAAAGCGTTCCCGCTATTTGCCAAGGATGTGCAATTATTTGATGAAATGA